A window of the Clostridia bacterium genome harbors these coding sequences:
- a CDS encoding sulfate adenylyltransferase subunit 2: MDHLDRLEAQSIFILREAYKKFGKLGMLWSIGKDSTVLLWLAKKAFFGHCPFPFIHVDTTYKIPEMIQYRDKIAKEYNLDLIVHINEEAIKGGMGPEHGRLVCCKALKTDGLQQVVTKYEFEGLILGIRRDEEGSRSKERVFSERNKDSEWDYTNQPPELWDQFKTDFPKGNHIRVHPILHWNEIDIWAYIGRENIPLVDLYYAKDGKRYRSLGCAPCTGKIDSNAITIDQIIEELKNTKVSERAGRAQDQEDAYAMQKLRKDGYM; encoded by the coding sequence ATGGATCATTTGGACAGGTTGGAAGCACAAAGTATTTTTATATTAAGAGAAGCTTATAAGAAATTCGGAAAGCTTGGAATGCTGTGGTCAATAGGAAAGGATTCTACGGTATTGCTATGGTTGGCGAAAAAAGCATTTTTCGGACACTGCCCGTTTCCATTCATCCATGTTGACACTACTTACAAAATACCTGAGATGATACAGTACAGGGACAAAATCGCAAAAGAGTACAACCTGGATTTGATAGTACATATAAATGAAGAAGCTATCAAAGGAGGTATGGGGCCTGAGCATGGCAGGTTGGTTTGCTGTAAGGCGTTAAAAACCGATGGACTTCAGCAGGTGGTGACAAAGTATGAGTTTGAAGGTCTAATCCTTGGAATCAGAAGAGATGAAGAGGGTTCCCGTTCAAAGGAACGTGTTTTCAGTGAGAGAAACAAGGATTCGGAATGGGATTATACAAATCAGCCTCCTGAGTTGTGGGACCAGTTTAAAACCGACTTCCCTAAAGGGAACCATATACGTGTACATCCGATACTTCACTGGAATGAGATAGACATATGGGCATATATAGGGCGTGAAAACATTCCCCTGGTTGACCTTTACTATGCAAAAGACGGAAAAAGATACAGGAGTCTTGGATGTGCCCCCTGCACAGGAAAAATTGATTCAAATGCAATAACAATAGATCAAATTATTGAGGAATTGAAAAATACAAAAGTAAGCGAACGTGCAGGGAGAGCTCAGGATCAGGAAGATGCGTATGCTATGCAGAAGCTTCGTAAAGACGGGTATATGTAA
- a CDS encoding GTP-binding protein encodes MENNREVLKIVVVGHVDHGKSTVIGRLLYDTKSVPEGKIERVKKTCKEKGKPFEYAYLLDAFEEEQKQGITIDTTQLQFFTEKRDYVIIDAPGHKEFLKNMISGAANAEAALLIIDAFEGVQEQSKRHGYILSLLGIQKVYVVVNKMDLIDYSEEKFNSIKLEMNKFLNNLNVYPLKYIPLSAFLGENMTTRSDKMPWYKGEAILEAIDLFEKDKGIEDKPLRFPIQDVYKFDNRRIIAGRIESGKLRVGDEILISPSNKVTKVKSIEYWAEKDKLDEVGAGMSVGITVEDEFFNKRGEIITHKDSAPLSSDLVKVNLFWMGKSPLTKSKKYKLKLVTQEVECEVVSISKVIDATTLETLENASEVKTNDVAEVTIRAKERVSFDEFKNNQNTGRFVLVDGYDVSGGGIISGLGASMLASSKFVKDGAEIAISCFDEYYFTVSEGTIKKVSAHPKAFEIGDAVPVEGETYTYPESFDIIDLHSGKIALVRNSRLSDIINLGDYTYNGLTLININGFQSNVDSGERFEAFKAEFKSLDMMKKEKIAAFANKWYDIQKNRRIKFIDSTETNNIEYQI; translated from the coding sequence ATGGAAAACAACCGTGAGGTTTTAAAAATTGTTGTGGTAGGCCACGTAGACCATGGTAAATCCACTGTTATAGGTAGATTGCTCTATGATACAAAGTCTGTCCCTGAAGGAAAGATTGAGAGAGTAAAAAAAACTTGTAAGGAAAAAGGAAAACCTTTTGAATATGCATACCTTCTTGATGCTTTTGAAGAAGAGCAGAAACAGGGTATAACCATAGATACAACCCAGCTCCAATTTTTTACCGAGAAAAGGGATTATGTGATAATTGATGCTCCCGGGCATAAGGAATTTTTAAAGAACATGATATCAGGTGCAGCAAATGCCGAAGCTGCTTTATTGATTATAGATGCCTTTGAGGGAGTACAGGAACAATCCAAAAGACATGGATACATCCTTTCGCTTCTGGGAATACAGAAAGTATATGTTGTTGTGAATAAGATGGATCTGATTGATTATTCCGAGGAGAAATTCAACAGCATTAAGCTTGAAATGAATAAATTTTTGAACAACCTGAATGTCTATCCTTTGAAGTATATTCCACTGTCTGCCTTTTTGGGAGAAAACATGACCACCAGGTCAGACAAGATGCCCTGGTACAAGGGAGAAGCAATTTTAGAAGCAATAGACCTTTTTGAGAAGGATAAGGGCATTGAGGATAAGCCTTTAAGGTTTCCCATACAGGATGTTTACAAGTTTGATAACAGAAGGATAATTGCAGGCAGAATTGAATCAGGAAAGCTAAGGGTAGGAGATGAAATACTAATTTCACCCAGTAATAAGGTAACAAAAGTAAAATCCATAGAATACTGGGCGGAAAAAGATAAGCTGGACGAGGTTGGGGCAGGAATGTCTGTAGGAATAACTGTTGAAGACGAGTTTTTCAATAAAAGAGGAGAGATAATCACCCACAAGGATTCAGCTCCTCTTTCTTCGGACCTGGTTAAGGTGAACCTGTTCTGGATGGGAAAAAGTCCTTTGACTAAATCCAAAAAGTACAAATTGAAGCTTGTTACACAGGAAGTTGAGTGTGAGGTTGTTTCCATAAGTAAGGTTATAGATGCCACAACCCTTGAAACTCTTGAAAACGCAAGTGAAGTCAAGACAAATGATGTTGCTGAGGTAACAATAAGAGCCAAGGAAAGAGTAAGCTTTGATGAGTTTAAAAATAACCAGAATACGGGACGGTTTGTATTAGTTGATGGTTATGATGTGAGCGGTGGCGGGATAATATCCGGCCTGGGCGCTTCGATGCTGGCATCAAGTAAATTTGTAAAGGATGGCGCAGAAATTGCGATTAGCTGCTTTGATGAGTACTACTTTACAGTATCTGAAGGTACTATAAAAAAAGTTTCAGCTCATCCAAAGGCATTTGAAATAGGAGATGCAGTTCCGGTAGAGGGTGAAACCTATACTTACCCTGAAAGCTTTGACATTATTGATTTGCATTCGGGTAAAATTGCGCTTGTCAGGAATTCAAGACTAAGTGATATTATAAATTTGGGAGATTACACGTATAATGGTCTGACACTTATTAATATTAACGGTTTTCAGAGTAATGTCGATTCTGGTGAAAGATTTGAGGCATTTAAAGCGGAATTTAAATCTCTCGACATGATGAAAAAAGAGAAAATAGCAGCTTTTGCGAATAAGTGGTATGATATACAGAAAAACCGGAGGATCAAATTTATTGACAGCACTGAAACTAACAATATCGAATATCAGATATAG
- a CDS encoding toll/interleukin-1 receptor domain-containing protein, giving the protein MESTYIFELNYGKRLDEKQFIKDILNRYSSSKLTGANIFVNNNPYSFEFYLHLTFKGVSNEFDEWLYQNYREKKIKHNYFLGDIFSSIATKGYNGCGLIGSDMVDFIITSEPNGIFLFPDKKTMDSTFRGGLIENDFIVFLSHSSKDKHTVDRIFYELQKSEIRAWYDKYEIDPGDSIVDKINDGLAKSDVGIILLSKNFFNPTTGWTKSEMNYFIQKRMQAHKKEFVCVNIDLNHDELPPLIQEYRYIDFKQDDAINQLIQIIKKKSVQRY; this is encoded by the coding sequence ATGGAATCCACTTACATTTTTGAATTAAATTACGGTAAAAGACTTGATGAAAAACAATTTATCAAGGACATACTTAATAGATATAGTTCATCAAAACTAACAGGCGCAAACATTTTTGTTAACAACAATCCATATTCTTTCGAATTTTATCTTCATTTAACCTTTAAAGGAGTCTCGAATGAATTTGATGAATGGTTATATCAGAATTATCGAGAGAAAAAAATAAAGCACAATTATTTCCTTGGGGATATATTCAGTTCGATTGCAACAAAAGGATATAATGGGTGTGGATTAATAGGAAGTGATATGGTCGATTTTATTATAACAAGTGAACCAAACGGTATTTTTCTATTTCCAGATAAAAAAACAATGGATTCAACCTTTAGGGGCGGTCTAATAGAAAACGATTTTATAGTATTTTTATCACACTCAAGCAAAGATAAGCATACTGTCGATAGAATTTTTTATGAACTACAAAAATCAGAAATACGAGCTTGGTACGATAAGTATGAAATTGACCCAGGAGATAGCATAGTAGATAAAATTAATGATGGTTTAGCTAAAAGTGATGTTGGAATAATTCTTTTGTCAAAAAATTTCTTCAATCCAACTACTGGTTGGACTAAAAGCGAGATGAATTACTTTATACAAAAGAGAATGCAAGCTCATAAAAAAGAATTTGTTTGTGTTAATATAGATTTAAACCATGACGAATTACCTCCACTTATTCAAGAATATAGATATATTGATTTTAAACAAGATGATGCTATTAATCAGCTAATACAAATCATAAAAAAGAAATCAGTTCAAAGATATTAA
- a CDS encoding tyrosine-type recombinase/integrase produces MKSGKIKVVQQLVKVGSKHVLRKLKTESSQNSIIATPDEVIKALKEHVRFHDMRHTFALLSLQQGVDIKTLQSDLGHESIETTLDKYGHVNETMKKDAANKRSMLLKEVTNN; encoded by the coding sequence ATGAAAAGCGGAAAAATCAAGGTAGTACAGCAATTAGTAAAAGTCGGCAGTAAGCATGTATTAAGAAAATTAAAAACTGAATCCTCACAAAATAGCATTATAGCTACACCAGATGAAGTAATAAAAGCTTTAAAAGAACATGTAAGATTTCACGATATGAGACATACTTTTGCCCTATTAAGCCTACAACAAGGTGTTGATATCAAAACTTTACAATCGGACTTAGGGCATGAAAGTATAGAAACTACACTTGATAAGTATGGGCATGTAAATGAAACTATGAAAAAAGATGCAGCAAATAAGAGAAGTATGTTATTAAAGGAGGTAACTAACAATTAA
- a CDS encoding antitoxin VbhA family protein, with protein MRRKHVNIDKIISNVTATLAIEGLKPSKTAVNINRQFLEGKITSKEAVRRIKAKYVRV; from the coding sequence ATGAGGCGAAAGCATGTCAATATAGATAAAATTATTAGTAACGTTACAGCGACACTTGCAATTGAGGGTCTTAAGCCAAGTAAAACTGCAGTTAATATAAACCGCCAATTTCTTGAAGGTAAGATTACTAGTAAAGAAGCAGTAAGAAGAATAAAGGCTAAGTATGTAAGAGTATAG
- a CDS encoding Fic family protein, with protein MEYNPFSRYNRQDTIQSVYHYQDTEVYINKLNIRNPDILLAMENDLTYHRLSELHLNPLKGRFGLTHLLNIHKHIFQDLYPFAGKIREEDITKGYTCFCSCKFIVENLNTLLQNLKQEKYLVGLNIKDFTERSAYYLSELNMIHPFREGNGRAIREYYRCMALKSGYVIEWSLVDKNELLNAFIRSVDKKLCELTQCIYKVIENKPKVMI; from the coding sequence ATGGAGTATAATCCGTTTTCTAGATACAACAGACAAGACACAATACAGTCTGTATATCATTATCAGGATACCGAAGTTTATATTAATAAATTAAACATAAGGAATCCTGATATTTTATTAGCAATGGAAAACGATTTAACATATCACAGATTATCAGAACTGCATTTAAACCCTTTAAAAGGACGTTTTGGATTAACTCACTTACTTAATATTCACAAACATATTTTTCAGGACTTATATCCATTTGCCGGTAAGATAAGGGAAGAGGACATAACCAAAGGTTATACATGCTTTTGTAGTTGTAAGTTTATAGTTGAAAACCTTAACACCCTATTGCAGAATCTGAAACAAGAAAAATATCTGGTAGGACTAAATATTAAAGATTTTACTGAAAGGTCTGCTTATTATCTTTCTGAATTGAATATGATTCACCCATTTAGAGAAGGTAATGGAAGGGCGATTCGTGAATATTACAGATGTATGGCTTTGAAAAGTGGTTATGTCATTGAGTGGTCTTTAGTTGATAAGAACGAGCTTCTAAACGCATTTATCCGTTCTGTGGACAAAAAACTGTGTGAATTGACCCAATGCATATATAAGGTTATAGAGAATAAACCCAAGGTAATGATTTAG
- a CDS encoding chloramphenicol acetyltransferase, with product MEYIDLEKWERKEHFNFFQRMDYPQYNICANIDVTNFHSFVRTKKISFYYAMIYASTHAANEIMNFRYRIREGKVILHDKLHPSFTDIGNGDDLFKLITVDIKGDLYEFVKYTEEKSKKQKDYFNLEGLAGRDDLIYITCIPWISFTHLSHTISLNKHDSVPRISWGKYFSETNKVLLPFSVQVNHSLVDGIHIGKYFSCLQNYIDSL from the coding sequence ATGGAGTATATAGACTTGGAAAAATGGGAAAGAAAAGAACATTTTAATTTCTTTCAGAGAATGGATTACCCTCAATATAATATTTGCGCTAATATTGATGTGACTAATTTTCACAGCTTTGTGAGAACCAAGAAGATTTCATTCTATTACGCAATGATTTATGCTTCTACTCATGCTGCAAATGAAATAATGAATTTCCGGTACAGAATAAGGGAGGGTAAAGTCATTTTACATGATAAGCTCCATCCTTCATTTACAGATATCGGTAATGGAGATGATTTATTTAAACTGATTACAGTTGATATAAAAGGTGACTTATACGAATTTGTAAAATACACTGAGGAAAAATCTAAAAAGCAGAAGGATTACTTTAATTTGGAGGGACTTGCCGGAAGAGATGACTTAATATACATAACCTGTATACCTTGGATTTCTTTTACGCATTTGTCACATACCATTTCGTTGAACAAGCATGATTCTGTACCAAGAATTTCTTGGGGAAAATACTTTTCGGAAACTAACAAAGTCTTATTACCGTTTTCTGTACAAGTAAATCATTCATTAGTTGACGGCATACATATTGGTAAGTATTTTTCATGTTTACAAAATTATATTGATAGTTTATGA
- a CDS encoding SurA N-terminal domain-containing protein, whose protein sequence is MKFKSNYVIASCIIIAALGITTYAYQNNIFFNVGQKVKDITKNNDTGIVAVVGDKKITKKEFDTFKTLYSASDNIPSDTELIEKMIKNEVIYEQAIKDNINVSEEELDKALQEQKDIIAKDRDANMSYKNYVSGLNITEEEYWEKAKEGIKKALIRGKYKNKLKESFKEENPDIKDNEFQAKFNKYYNDIVTTLKNGMKIENYIK, encoded by the coding sequence ATGAAGTTCAAATCTAACTATGTGATTGCTTCTTGTATAATTATTGCTGCATTAGGGATAACAACCTATGCATACCAGAATAACATATTTTTTAACGTCGGTCAAAAAGTAAAGGATATTACTAAGAATAATGATACCGGTATTGTAGCAGTAGTTGGCGATAAAAAAATAACGAAAAAGGAATTTGATACATTTAAAACACTATATAGTGCGAGCGATAATATTCCTTCAGACACGGAACTTATTGAAAAGATGATAAAAAATGAGGTTATATATGAACAAGCAATAAAAGATAATATAAATGTGAGTGAGGAAGAGCTTGATAAAGCTCTACAGGAACAGAAAGACATCATAGCAAAAGATAGAGATGCTAATATGAGCTATAAAAATTATGTTTCGGGTCTTAATATTACTGAGGAGGAGTATTGGGAAAAAGCAAAAGAGGGCATTAAGAAGGCTTTGATACGAGGCAAGTATAAGAATAAGCTAAAAGAATCATTTAAAGAGGAAAACCCTGATATAAAAGATAATGAATTTCAAGCTAAGTTTAATAAATATTATAATGATATAGTTACTACACTGAAAAATGGTATGAAGATTGAAAACTATATTAAGTAA
- a CDS encoding YkvA family protein, whose translation MNKFKYCFQQFKSRARKLKNEVKALYLAYKHPEVPWYARFLILLVVGYALSPVDLIPDFIPVLGYLDDLILIPLGVSLAIKLIPSGVMEECRRQSEGVFRGKKPKNWIAGAVIIFIWLFFISFIVYKILRVVV comes from the coding sequence GTGAACAAATTCAAATACTGTTTCCAACAGTTTAAATCAAGAGCTAGAAAACTAAAAAATGAAGTAAAAGCTTTATATCTGGCATATAAGCACCCTGAAGTGCCCTGGTATGCCAGATTTTTAATACTTTTGGTAGTAGGGTATGCATTGAGTCCTGTTGACTTGATACCTGATTTTATTCCTGTGCTGGGTTATCTTGATGATTTGATACTAATACCTTTAGGAGTATCTCTAGCAATAAAGCTTATACCAAGCGGTGTTATGGAAGAGTGCAGACGCCAGTCGGAAGGTGTATTCAGGGGCAAGAAACCGAAAAATTGGATTGCCGGGGCTGTAATAATTTTTATATGGTTGTTTTTCATAAGCTTTATTGTATACAAGATTCTTAGGGTGGTAGTGTAA
- a CDS encoding response regulator: MNRVMIVDDAAVARLTLKAILEKLECTVVGEADNGISAIKKYRELHPDIVTMDITMPELDGIGAVKEIMAFDPKAKIIMVSAMGQKLMVIDAIQAGAKGFIVKPFKEEAIASALKTLKSMS; this comes from the coding sequence ATGAATAGAGTAATGATTGTTGATGATGCTGCAGTTGCAAGGCTTACTTTAAAAGCTATCCTGGAAAAGCTTGAATGTACTGTTGTAGGCGAAGCGGATAACGGAATATCCGCTATCAAAAAATACAGGGAACTTCACCCTGATATAGTAACTATGGATATAACCATGCCAGAATTGGACGGTATAGGTGCCGTAAAGGAGATTATGGCCTTTGATCCCAAAGCAAAAATCATAATGGTTTCGGCTATGGGGCAAAAACTCATGGTTATTGATGCTATACAGGCAGGGGCAAAGGGTTTTATAGTCAAGCCCTTTAAGGAAGAGGCCATAGCATCAGCATTGAAGACACTCAAGTCCATGTCCTAG
- the aroC gene encoding chorismate synthase, with translation MSGSIFGKNFQISTWGESHGKALGVVIDGCPAGITLCEEDIQVDLDKRKPGKSPFATPRKEEDKVEILSGVFEGKTTGTPVSLIIHNTNQRSYDYSEISQCYRPGHADYSYDQKYGFRDYRGGGRSSGRETTARVAAGAVAKKILSELDVSILTYTLSIGDIVIDKSKFDAKQIYENFVGMPDSDAAEKAAVLLQKRKEEEDSAGGVVECIITGLPSGVGEPVFEKLDAMLGKAIFSIGAVKGVEFGNGFDAAKLAGSENNDFLRYGEDENLTKLSNNSGGITGGISDGFPIVLRAAFKPTPSIHKTQQTVNKRCENVEINIEGRHDPIIVPRAIIVVEAMVALTLVDYLLQRIFSRIDLIKKALK, from the coding sequence ATGTCAGGATCAATTTTTGGAAAGAATTTTCAGATATCCACCTGGGGTGAATCCCATGGTAAAGCATTGGGGGTAGTTATTGACGGCTGCCCGGCAGGAATAACATTATGTGAGGAAGATATCCAGGTGGATCTGGATAAAAGAAAACCCGGTAAATCACCGTTTGCGACACCAAGAAAAGAAGAAGACAAAGTTGAAATATTATCAGGAGTTTTTGAAGGAAAGACTACGGGAACCCCTGTTTCATTGATTATACATAATACAAACCAGAGGTCCTATGATTATTCTGAGATATCTCAGTGTTATAGACCTGGGCATGCTGATTATTCATATGATCAGAAATACGGTTTCAGGGATTACAGAGGGGGAGGCCGCTCCTCGGGAAGGGAGACTACAGCAAGAGTAGCTGCCGGTGCTGTTGCTAAAAAGATTTTGTCGGAGCTGGATGTCAGCATTCTGACATATACTCTTTCCATTGGGGATATAGTAATTGATAAATCTAAATTTGATGCTAAGCAGATTTATGAAAATTTTGTAGGTATGCCCGACAGTGATGCTGCGGAAAAAGCTGCAGTCCTTCTGCAAAAGCGGAAAGAGGAGGAAGATTCTGCCGGAGGTGTTGTAGAATGTATTATAACCGGGCTGCCAAGCGGGGTAGGGGAGCCTGTTTTTGAGAAGCTTGATGCTATGCTTGGGAAGGCAATTTTTTCTATTGGAGCTGTTAAGGGTGTTGAGTTTGGAAACGGATTTGATGCAGCTAAATTGGCAGGTTCAGAGAATAATGACTTTTTGAGATATGGTGAAGATGAAAATCTTACCAAGCTTTCAAATAATTCGGGAGGAATAACAGGAGGAATAAGTGACGGATTTCCTATCGTATTGCGGGCTGCATTCAAACCAACTCCCTCAATACACAAAACACAACAGACTGTCAATAAAAGGTGTGAGAACGTAGAAATTAATATTGAGGGCAGACACGATCCTATTATCGTTCCCAGGGCTATCATAGTGGTGGAAGCTATGGTAGCATTGACTTTGGTTGATTACCTCCTGCAAAGGATATTTTCGCGTATTGATCTCATAAAAAAGGCATTAAAGTAG
- a CDS encoding methyl-accepting chemotaxis protein, with amino-acid sequence MLDKLSLKLKLVTVIAIPIIAVIIVTAYSIFTVNDVFSKMKGSIFDEHLQSTTLILNADRDMYQALTAMQQIIYIDNTGENFDKQVKSFEENVGQVIDRSSKIKTIMELNKDMWSNVKDDKTQKTIFEIFASFDASFKEWTDICKNMIKTQSVSTGWTDKFDESRELINSIGEAIDKSAETQMSLIENEKDSMSRKIVIIDIVALLLAIGLSLIFLRMISRSLKNLREAAEEIALGKTNVNMNIKSNDEIGKLSDAFGKMIDSIVEKADAAENIAQGNLNVEIKSKSDDDILAKSMKSMIVSLKMLSEETSILTRAAIEGRLDTRGNAESFNGGYKEILLGINNTLDAVIEPIKESSRVLQEIAKGNLQVRVQGNYRGDHAEIKTALNETAKILSSYVNEISEVLNEMAGGNLNVSITNEYKGDFSGIRNSLNLIIESLNEVLSDLNMSARQVASGARQVSDSSQSLSQGATEQAGSVEEITASMTQVAAQTKQNALSAGQANELAVVAKENAEQGNRQMKDMLKSMSEINEASSNISKIIKVIDEIAFQTNILALNAAVEAARAGQHGKGFAVVAEEVRNLAARSASAAKETTSLIEGSIKKVESGTKLATDTANALDKIVDDISKAANLVGEIAIASNEQASGISQINQAINEVSQVIQTNSATSQQGAAASEELSSQSEVLKELVSKFKLQKKSLGAGSLKTIDSDILNMLGYNVEKKTNKKDTNTGTSKPHISLEGTSYGKY; translated from the coding sequence ATGTTGGATAAGCTCTCCCTTAAGCTCAAACTTGTAACTGTAATAGCTATCCCGATTATTGCTGTTATAATTGTAACTGCCTATTCCATTTTTACAGTCAACGATGTTTTTAGCAAAATGAAAGGTTCGATTTTTGACGAGCACCTCCAGTCCACCACCTTGATATTGAATGCCGACAGAGATATGTATCAGGCCTTGACAGCAATGCAGCAAATAATCTACATAGACAATACAGGTGAGAATTTTGACAAACAAGTTAAGTCATTTGAAGAAAATGTAGGCCAGGTTATAGACAGATCATCCAAAATAAAAACGATTATGGAACTTAATAAAGATATGTGGAGTAATGTAAAGGACGATAAAACACAGAAAACCATATTCGAGATTTTTGCCTCTTTTGATGCAAGCTTCAAAGAATGGACCGATATTTGCAAAAACATGATAAAAACACAGAGTGTTTCAACAGGCTGGACAGATAAATTTGATGAGTCAAGAGAATTAATCAACTCCATTGGAGAAGCAATTGATAAAAGTGCGGAAACTCAAATGTCACTTATCGAAAATGAAAAAGACTCCATGTCCAGAAAGATTGTTATTATAGATATTGTGGCTCTTTTGCTAGCAATAGGGCTTTCACTAATTTTCCTTCGGATGATTTCACGCTCTCTGAAAAACCTGCGTGAAGCAGCAGAAGAAATTGCACTTGGAAAAACAAATGTAAATATGAATATAAAGTCAAATGATGAAATAGGAAAACTTTCCGATGCATTCGGAAAAATGATTGACAGTATTGTTGAAAAAGCTGATGCAGCGGAGAATATCGCACAAGGTAATCTTAATGTTGAAATAAAATCCAAGTCTGATGATGATATTCTTGCAAAAAGCATGAAATCAATGATAGTTTCATTAAAGATGCTGTCTGAAGAAACGAGTATTCTTACCAGAGCTGCTATAGAAGGCCGTCTGGATACCAGGGGTAATGCAGAAAGCTTTAATGGCGGCTATAAGGAAATCCTACTAGGAATAAACAACACACTTGATGCAGTAATCGAACCAATCAAAGAATCATCAAGGGTTTTGCAGGAAATAGCAAAAGGCAACTTACAGGTAAGGGTTCAGGGAAATTACAGAGGTGATCATGCAGAAATAAAAACAGCACTTAATGAGACAGCAAAAATATTAAGCTCATATGTAAATGAAATATCCGAGGTTTTGAATGAAATGGCAGGCGGAAATCTCAACGTGAGTATAACCAATGAGTATAAGGGCGATTTTTCCGGTATCAGGAATTCGCTGAACCTTATAATAGAATCCTTAAATGAAGTATTAAGTGATTTGAATATGTCCGCACGGCAAGTTGCATCCGGTGCAAGACAGGTGTCAGACTCAAGCCAGTCCTTATCACAGGGAGCAACAGAGCAGGCTGGTTCTGTTGAGGAAATTACCGCATCAATGACTCAGGTAGCCGCACAAACCAAACAAAATGCGCTAAGTGCCGGCCAGGCCAACGAACTGGCTGTGGTGGCAAAGGAAAATGCAGAGCAGGGAAACAGACAGATGAAGGATATGCTGAAATCAATGTCTGAAATTAATGAAGCATCAAGCAATATCTCAAAAATTATCAAGGTTATTGATGAAATAGCATTCCAAACCAATATACTGGCGCTTAACGCAGCTGTAGAAGCAGCACGGGCAGGACAGCACGGGAAAGGCTTCGCAGTGGTTGCCGAAGAAGTCAGAAACCTGGCGGCACGCAGCGCAAGTGCAGCTAAAGAAACTACTTCTCTTATTGAAGGATCAATTAAGAAAGTAGAATCCGGAACAAAGCTTGCAACTGATACCGCAAACGCACTTGACAAGATAGTTGATGATATATCAAAAGCAGCCAATCTGGTAGGTGAAATTGCTATTGCATCAAATGAACAGGCTTCGGGGATCAGTCAAATCAATCAAGCAATAAACGAAGTGTCTCAGGTCATCCAGACAAACTCAGCGACTTCACAACAGGGTGCAGCAGCAAGTGAAGAATTGTCGAGCCAGTCAGAGGTTCTGAAAGAATTGGTAAGTAAGTTTAAATTACAGAAAAAAAGTCTGGGTGCAGGCAGTTTGAAAACCATAGATTCCGACATTCTGAATATGTTGGGTTATAATGTAGAGAAGAAAACAAACAAGAAGGATACTAATACGGGCACAAGTAAGCCGCATATTTCTCTGGAAGGCACAAGCTACGGAAAATATTAA